Proteins from one Meriones unguiculatus strain TT.TT164.6M chromosome 10, Bangor_MerUng_6.1, whole genome shotgun sequence genomic window:
- the Gan gene encoding gigaxonin isoform X2, translating to MRKVHMKDVMSALWVSGLDSSYLREQMLNEPLVREIVKECSNIPLSQPQQGEAMLASFKPRGYSECIVTIGGEERVSRKPTAAMRCMCPLYDPNRQLWIELAPLSMPRINHGVLSAEGFLFVLGGQDENKQTLSSGEKYDPDANTWTPLPPMNEARHNFGIVEIDGMLYILGGEDGDRELISMECYDIYSKTWTKQPDLTMVRKIGCYAAMKKKIYAMGGGSYGKLFESVECYDPRTQQWTAICPLKERRFGAVACGVAMELYVFGGVRSREDIQGSEMVTCKSEFYHDEFKRWIYLNDQNLCIPASSSFVYGAVPIGASIYVIGDLDTGTNYDYVREFKRSTGTWHHTKPLLPSDLRRTGCAALRIANCKLFRLQLQQGLFRIRVHSP from the exons GTCCACATGAAGGACGTCATGTCAGCACTGTGGGTTTCAGGGCTGGACTCCAGCTACCTTCGGGAGCAGATGCTGAATGAGCCCTTGGTACGAGAAATCGTCAAAGAGTGCAGCAACATCCCGCTCAGCCAGCCGCAGCAGGGGGAGGCCATGCTGGCCAGCTTCAAGCCAAGGGGCTACTCAGAGTGCATAGTGACCattggaggggaagaaagagt TTCACGGAAACCCACGGCCGCCATGCGATGTATGTGCCCGCTCTACGACCCCAATCGGCAGCTGTGGATTGAACTGGCTCCTCTGAGCATGCCAAGAATTAACCATGGCGTTCTGTCAGCAG aaggatttttgtttgtgttgggGGGCCAAGATGAAAATAAGCAGACACTGAGCTCAGGAGAGAAGTATGACCCAGACGCCAACACATGGACCCCGCTGCCACCCATGAATGAG GCCAGGCACAACTTTGGGATCGTGGAGATCGATGGGATGCTGTACATCCTCGGAGGGGAGGATGGCGACCGGGAGCTGATCTCCATGGAGTGTTACGATATTTATTCAAAAACCTGGACGAAGCAGCCTGACTTGACCATGGTTAGAAAG attgGCTGCTATGCagctatgaaaaagaaaatctatgcCATGGGTGGAGGATCCTACGGAAAACTGTTTGAGTCTGTGGAGTGTTACGATCCACGGACCCAGCAATGGACTGCCATATGTCCCCTGAAAGAGAGAAG GTTTGGAGCAGTGGCCTGCGGTGTCGCCATGGAGCTGTATGTATTTGGAGGAGTCAGAAGTCGAGAGGACATCCAGGGCAGCGAGATGGTCACCTGCAAGTCTGAGTTCTATCATGACGAATTTAAGAG GTGGATCTATCTGAACGATCAGAACCTGTGTATCCCTGCCAGTTCATCCTTCGTCTACGGAGCTGTCCCCATCGGAGCCAGTATTTATGTTATCGGAGACCTTGACACAG GTACCAACTATGACTACGTGCGGGAGTTCAAGAGAAGCACGGGCACCTGGCACCACACGAAGCCTCTCCTGCCCTCCGACCTCCGGCGCACAGGATGCGCAGCCCTGCGCATAGCCAACTGCAAGCTCTTTCGCCTGCAGCTGCAGCAAGGCTTGTTCCGCATCCGGGTCCATTCCccttga